In the genome of Magnolia sinica isolate HGM2019 chromosome 2, MsV1, whole genome shotgun sequence, one region contains:
- the LOC131226465 gene encoding probable amidase At4g34880: MAVLSLPSSSALSFLFLLLLLLLPCNQGFNIKEATVAFQQKKLSSRQLVLFYLDQIQILNPILRVVIEINPDALHQADVADLERREGKCSKGLLHGIPILLKDNIATANRLNTTAGSLALLGSVVPRDAGVVKRLRKAGAVILGKASLSEWSGFRSEFAPPGWNARSGKGNVSFLLLSFFLTPN; encoded by the exons ATGGCAGTCCTCTCCTTGCCATCATCCTCAGCATTATCGTTCCTCTTCCTGCTGCTACTGCTTCTGCTTCCATGTAATCAAGGCTTCAACATCAAAGAAGCAACA GTAGCATTCCAGCAGAAGAAGCTCAGCTCCAGGCAACTCGTCCTCTTCTACCTCGATCAGATTCAGATCCTTAACCCCATCCTCCGTGTTGTCATTGAGATAAACCCAGATGCGCTCCACCAGGCTGACGTGGCAGATCTGGAAAGGAGGGAGGGGAAGTGCTCCAAGGGCCTGCTGCACGGCATTCCCATCCTACTCAAGGACAACATTGCCACAGCCAATCGACTCAACACCACCGCAGGTTCACTGGCCTTGCTCGGCTCGGTCGTTCCTCGAGACGCGGGCGTGGTGAAGAGGCTGAGGAAGGCTGGTGCTGTCATCCTGGGGAAGGCCAGCCTCAGTGAGTGGTCTGGTTTTCGTTCTGAATTTGCACCCCCTGGATGGAATGCCAGAAGTGGTAAAGGAAATGTGAGTTTCCTCCTCTTGTCTTTCTTCTTGACTCCGAACTAA